Proteins encoded in a region of the Photobacterium angustum genome:
- a CDS encoding phosphorylase, whose product MLWDIGYEKSNKGLASGELLPLITNDLIIEQNGIEFIVNVETENMKVKHSPSVATHDPFVSPYNPSAYINTIGEQHVCLLNKFPIVVPHLLICAKNYIPQTSPLVLKDFEAWVQGITDDSVLGFFNSGAIAGSSQMHRHMQLIRTSLPLEKTILQGLLPFKHDLIIFEYLNAAELYQHYLSVMESMQLYMTSSINGLTECHPYNILLTQRWMLLIPRTKNQVGEIKGHGVNFIGRFLVSSTEQLEWLEKYGFERFLTDCGVPK is encoded by the coding sequence ATGCTGTGGGATATCGGTTATGAAAAGTCAAACAAGGGATTAGCGTCTGGTGAGTTACTACCGTTAATAACAAACGATCTTATCATTGAGCAAAATGGGATAGAGTTCATTGTTAATGTAGAAACAGAGAATATGAAAGTTAAACATTCTCCATCTGTAGCAACTCATGATCCGTTTGTATCACCTTATAATCCCTCAGCATATATCAACACGATTGGAGAACAACACGTTTGTTTATTAAATAAATTTCCTATTGTTGTTCCGCATCTACTTATCTGTGCGAAAAATTATATTCCTCAAACGTCGCCATTAGTTTTAAAAGATTTTGAAGCTTGGGTACAAGGAATAACGGATGATAGCGTCTTAGGTTTTTTTAATTCAGGTGCGATAGCAGGTTCTAGTCAAATGCATAGGCATATGCAGCTAATTAGAACATCACTGCCATTAGAAAAGACAATTCTTCAGGGTCTATTACCCTTTAAACATGACTTGATAATATTCGAATATTTGAATGCAGCAGAACTCTACCAGCATTACTTGTCGGTTATGGAATCAATGCAGCTGTATATGACATCGAGTATCAATGGTTTAACAGAATGTCACCCGTATAATATATTATTAACGCAACGCTGGATGTTGCTTATTCCTCGTACAAAGAATCAAGTTGGCGAAATAAAAGGGCATGGGGTTAATTTTATTGGTCGCTTCTTAGTGAGTTCCACTGAACAATTGGAATGGCTAGAAAAATACGGTTTTGAACGTTTTTTAACAGATTGCGGTGTTCCAAAATAA
- a CDS encoding DUF6404 family protein, with the protein MHFEQQLALAHQELTRYGIQASNSHPISFQLLHWSGLQAPLPHYGHFKTNFSIFSAWYSLIFAIIFILAEIISDTPIALISAIFTSLFAGLTAGISMATYYYYSAKRFNLSPWHQLK; encoded by the coding sequence ATGCATTTCGAACAGCAATTAGCCTTAGCGCATCAAGAATTAACTCGCTATGGTATTCAGGCATCGAATAGTCATCCTATAAGTTTTCAATTATTGCACTGGTCAGGTTTACAAGCGCCTCTCCCTCATTATGGTCACTTCAAAACCAACTTTTCCATTTTTTCTGCATGGTATAGCCTTATTTTTGCGATCATTTTCATTCTTGCAGAAATAATCAGTGACACACCTATTGCTCTCATTTCGGCTATTTTTACCTCTTTATTTGCAGGTCTAACTGCAGGAATTTCAATGGCTACTTATTATTACTACAGTGCTAAACGTTTTAATTTGAGCCCTTGGCACCAGTTAAAATAG
- a CDS encoding MFS transporter — translation MSIFRFPLLVWLGIGILIFSLGIRQSFGIFMMPISDTFGTGREFFSFAIALQNLLFGFFQPFIGMASDRFGSKKIIIGGAIAYGLGLYLTSIATEPSMLYLSIGALIGLGLSATSYVIILGSIARVVPAEHTAKAFGLTTSAGSFGMFAVIPGAQALLNQFDWQTAMQIFALLCCMMIAFAAFMKTANEDSSSNTPVVDDSQTLSEALKEAFQNKSYWLIHLGFFVCGFHVMFIATHLPSYLADKGLPAQTAAMALAYVGIFNIFGSYFWGIMGDRFDKRYVMTSLYLVRTVVIAAFVTLPVTENTAVIFGGAIGFCWLGTVPLTSGLVRQIFGARYLSTLYGLVFFTHQVGSFLGAWVGGRIYDYYHSYTPIWWLTVVMAFIAALVHLPINDKPLPRLLAHHAS, via the coding sequence ATGAGTATTTTTCGCTTTCCTCTCCTAGTTTGGTTAGGTATTGGCATTTTAATTTTTAGCCTAGGGATCAGGCAGTCTTTCGGTATTTTTATGATGCCCATATCTGACACTTTTGGCACAGGACGTGAGTTTTTCAGTTTTGCTATCGCCTTACAAAACCTATTATTTGGCTTTTTCCAACCTTTTATCGGCATGGCATCTGATCGTTTTGGCTCAAAGAAAATCATCATCGGTGGTGCCATTGCGTATGGGTTAGGTTTATATCTTACCTCTATCGCAACCGAGCCAAGCATGCTGTATTTGAGTATTGGTGCTTTAATTGGCTTGGGCTTAAGTGCAACAAGCTACGTGATCATCTTAGGTTCTATTGCGCGTGTTGTTCCCGCAGAGCACACAGCAAAGGCATTTGGCTTAACCACATCAGCAGGATCATTTGGTATGTTTGCTGTGATCCCGGGTGCTCAAGCGTTACTTAATCAATTTGATTGGCAAACAGCAATGCAGATATTCGCTCTACTTTGTTGCATGATGATCGCTTTTGCTGCCTTTATGAAAACGGCTAATGAAGATAGCTCTAGCAATACACCTGTGGTTGACGATAGCCAAACATTATCAGAAGCTTTAAAGGAAGCATTTCAAAATAAAAGCTATTGGTTAATTCACTTAGGTTTCTTTGTCTGCGGTTTTCACGTTATGTTTATCGCGACGCACTTACCAAGCTATTTAGCAGATAAAGGTTTACCTGCACAAACAGCCGCTATGGCGCTGGCCTATGTCGGTATCTTTAATATCTTCGGATCTTATTTCTGGGGAATTATGGGGGACCGATTCGACAAGCGCTATGTAATGACATCACTCTACCTTGTAAGAACAGTTGTTATTGCAGCGTTCGTTACACTACCTGTAACTGAAAACACAGCAGTTATTTTTGGTGGGGCTATCGGTTTTTGCTGGTTAGGGACTGTGCCATTAACTTCTGGTCTAGTTCGACAAATATTCGGTGCGAGATACTTATCTACTTTGTACGGTCTGGTTTTCTTTACTCACCAAGTGGGGAGTTTTTTAGGTGCTTGGGTCGGTGGGCGTATTTACGACTATTACCATTCATACACACCTATCTGGTGGCTAACTGTTGTTATGGCATTTATTGCTGCGCTAGTGCACTTACCTATTAACGATAAGCCTCTTCCTCGTTTACTTGCTCACCACGCAAGTTAA
- the htpX gene encoding protease HtpX, producing MKRIALFLLTNLAVMLVFSVVLNIVYAVTGMQPGSLSGLLVMAALFGFGGSLVSLMMSKSMALRSVGGVVIESPRNETEHWLMETVSRQAQQAGIGMPTVAIYDSPDINAFATGAKRDDSLVAVSTGLLHSMTRDEAEAVLAHEVSHVANGDMVTMTLMQGVVNTFVIFVSRLVAGAISGVNNSDEEGGSGGSYMTYFIVSTIMEILFGFLASILTMWYSRHREFYADAGSAKLVGREKMIAALERLKVSHEPQLEGSMMAFGINGKKSLSELFMTHPPLEKRIEALRQGEYLNK from the coding sequence ATGAAGCGTATTGCATTGTTTTTATTAACAAACTTAGCAGTAATGCTGGTGTTCAGTGTTGTATTGAACATTGTTTATGCTGTAACAGGGATGCAACCCGGTAGCCTTTCTGGTTTGCTAGTTATGGCTGCACTATTTGGTTTTGGTGGTTCATTGGTTTCTTTGATGATGTCAAAGTCAATGGCCCTTCGTTCTGTTGGTGGTGTGGTTATCGAAAGCCCACGTAACGAAACAGAACACTGGTTGATGGAAACAGTATCTCGCCAAGCACAACAGGCGGGTATTGGTATGCCAACAGTCGCTATTTATGATTCACCAGATATTAACGCATTTGCAACAGGTGCGAAGCGTGATGATTCACTTGTAGCTGTTTCTACAGGTTTATTACACAGTATGACACGTGATGAAGCTGAAGCTGTGCTTGCTCACGAAGTGAGTCACGTGGCTAATGGTGACATGGTAACAATGACGTTAATGCAAGGTGTTGTGAATACCTTTGTTATTTTCGTTTCACGTTTAGTGGCTGGCGCAATCAGTGGTGTGAATAATAGCGATGAAGAAGGCGGAAGTGGCGGTAGCTACATGACATACTTTATCGTATCAACCATCATGGAAATTCTATTCGGCTTCTTAGCAAGCATTCTAACAATGTGGTACAGCCGTCATCGTGAATTCTATGCTGATGCTGGCTCTGCAAAGCTTGTTGGTCGTGAGAAAATGATCGCAGCGCTTGAGCGTCTAAAAGTGAGCCACGAGCCACAATTAGAAGGCTCAATGATGGCGTTTGGTATTAATGGTAAGAAGTCATTATCTGAATTATTTATGACTCACCCGCCACTAGAAAAACGTATTGAAGCACTTCGTCAAGGCGAGTACTTAAACAAGTAA
- the bioD gene encoding dethiobiotin synthase: MTNAFFLTGTDTEVGKTVSSRAILQAASQRNIQMAGYKPIASGSEESAEGLRNSDALFIQEASPVELTYQEVNPYTFKEPVSPHLAAEREGKTIDFDVLSQGLAHLKAKSDVVLVEGAGGWRVPVTRTDFLSTWVKREKLPVILVVGIKLGCLSHAMLTAEAIEADGLELVGWVANRVNPGVENYAEMIKMLELNLPGVKLGEIPYMPGINKRDLSSYIQLEKLGL, translated from the coding sequence ATGACTAATGCTTTTTTCCTTACTGGGACGGATACCGAAGTCGGTAAAACAGTCAGTAGTCGCGCTATTTTACAAGCGGCCAGTCAGCGCAATATTCAAATGGCAGGTTATAAGCCTATCGCTTCAGGCAGTGAAGAATCAGCCGAAGGACTTCGCAATTCAGATGCTTTATTTATACAAGAAGCCTCACCGGTTGAGCTTACTTATCAAGAAGTGAATCCTTATACGTTTAAAGAGCCTGTCTCTCCGCATTTGGCTGCAGAAAGAGAAGGTAAAACCATTGATTTTGATGTGCTTTCACAGGGATTAGCGCACCTTAAAGCTAAATCTGATGTGGTATTAGTGGAAGGGGCGGGTGGTTGGCGTGTGCCCGTAACACGCACCGATTTCTTATCTACATGGGTTAAACGAGAAAAGTTGCCTGTAATTTTAGTGGTAGGTATTAAATTAGGTTGTTTAAGCCACGCGATGCTAACGGCTGAAGCTATTGAAGCTGACGGTTTAGAACTGGTTGGCTGGGTTGCTAATCGTGTTAACCCTGGGGTTGAAAATTACGCTGAAATGATAAAAATGCTTGAGCTTAATTTACCTGGTGTGAAATTAGGTGAGATCCCCTATATGCCAGGTATTAATAAGCGTGATTTATCATCGTATATTCAATTAGAAAAGCTTGGGTTATAG
- the bioC gene encoding malonyl-ACP O-methyltransferase BioC — MDKFNTALNTEPAMLIDKQAVASAFGKAAKNYDNAAAFQRKVGHLLLEELPHLHAVGSHKKAIDIGCGTGYFSAELVKLGFNVTAADLSSEMLAQAKQRCNSDCDYLLADAENLPLADNSYDIAFSSLALQWCDDLAVPLKELKRIVRPGGMIFFTTLVDGSLYELKDAWAQVDQHQHVNDFKTENEIKVALAQTGTQVDKLVFSPIVVHYPSALGLMKDLKGIGATHLQQKRKNVLLGRQTLNALEHAYDAYRDESNLLPATYQVCFGVLIND, encoded by the coding sequence ATGGATAAATTTAATACGGCGTTAAATACCGAGCCAGCGATGCTAATAGATAAACAAGCGGTTGCATCGGCTTTTGGTAAAGCGGCGAAAAATTACGATAACGCAGCGGCATTTCAACGTAAAGTTGGGCATTTATTATTAGAGGAATTACCTCATCTTCATGCCGTAGGAAGCCATAAAAAAGCGATCGATATAGGTTGTGGAACAGGCTATTTTAGTGCGGAGCTGGTAAAGCTTGGCTTTAATGTGACGGCTGCAGATCTGTCTTCAGAAATGTTGGCGCAAGCTAAACAACGCTGTAATAGCGACTGTGATTATCTATTGGCTGATGCTGAAAATTTGCCATTGGCAGACAATAGCTATGATATTGCTTTTAGTAGCTTGGCGTTACAGTGGTGTGATGATTTAGCTGTACCACTTAAAGAATTAAAACGTATTGTTCGACCGGGCGGTATGATCTTTTTCACAACGCTGGTTGATGGCTCATTATATGAGTTAAAAGATGCATGGGCACAAGTTGATCAGCATCAACATGTTAATGATTTTAAAACAGAAAATGAAATAAAAGTTGCGCTGGCGCAAACAGGAACACAGGTTGATAAATTAGTATTCTCACCCATAGTCGTTCATTACCCATCAGCACTAGGGTTAATGAAAGATCTAAAAGGTATTGGCGCTACACATTTGCAACAAAAAAGGAAAAATGTGTTATTAGGGCGTCAAACATTGAACGCGTTAGAGCATGCCTATGATGCCTATCGTGATGAAAGCAATTTATTACCCGCCACTTATCAAGTTTGTTTTGGAGTTTTAATTAATGACTAA
- the bioF gene encoding 8-amino-7-oxononanoate synthase, translated as MPLFSQRFRHALAERDKQRLYRSRTCLSRKQGNDSGHISAVQQSFVNFSSNDYLGLAQSPEIIEAWQLGLSLYGAGSGASPLVTGYHSPHANLEAQLSEWLGYDRALLFNSGFSANQALLFTLLQKHDSVYQDKLNHASLMEAGMLSPAMMKRFPHNDIDALDRLLDKQVLEPNQARMVITEGVFSMDGDCSPLKAIRHVCDKQKSWLVVDDAHGCGVLGDEGRGSCAASGIKADILVITFGKAFGLQGAAILCDNDTAEYLIQFARHFIYSTAMPPAQAYTLSKACEVIQQQPWRREKLTALSDLFTQQLDSAIPLQHTITPIKPIVIGSSEQTIAISEQLKQRGLWVGAIRPPTVPQNTARLRVTLTATHNDKDIRLLAASLNEVINEQYNG; from the coding sequence ATGCCTCTGTTTAGTCAACGCTTTCGCCATGCGTTAGCAGAACGAGATAAACAAAGGCTTTATCGTAGCCGTACTTGTTTATCTCGTAAGCAGGGTAATGATTCAGGGCACATTTCTGCGGTTCAACAATCATTTGTTAACTTTTCAAGTAATGATTATTTGGGATTAGCACAGTCACCTGAAATCATCGAAGCATGGCAGCTAGGGTTGAGTCTATATGGTGCTGGCAGTGGCGCATCACCATTAGTGACAGGTTACCACTCTCCCCATGCAAATTTAGAAGCGCAATTATCTGAATGGCTCGGCTATGACAGGGCATTACTTTTCAATAGCGGATTTAGCGCAAATCAAGCTTTGCTTTTTACGCTATTACAAAAGCACGACAGTGTTTACCAAGATAAGTTGAATCATGCTTCATTGATGGAAGCGGGAATGTTATCACCAGCAATGATGAAGCGTTTTCCACATAATGATATTGATGCTCTAGATAGATTACTTGATAAACAAGTCCTCGAACCTAACCAAGCACGAATGGTGATTACAGAAGGCGTATTTAGCATGGATGGTGATTGTTCACCGCTTAAAGCAATACGTCATGTTTGTGATAAACAAAAAAGTTGGTTAGTGGTTGATGATGCACATGGGTGTGGTGTACTTGGCGATGAAGGAAGAGGGAGTTGTGCTGCGAGCGGAATAAAAGCAGATATTTTAGTGATCACATTCGGGAAAGCGTTTGGGCTCCAAGGCGCTGCAATATTATGTGATAACGACACTGCTGAATATTTGATTCAGTTTGCACGACACTTTATTTACTCAACAGCGATGCCGCCAGCTCAAGCCTATACATTAAGTAAAGCATGTGAAGTGATACAGCAACAGCCTTGGCGACGAGAAAAATTAACAGCGTTAAGTGATTTGTTCACCCAGCAACTCGATTCTGCAATACCGTTGCAGCACACCATTACCCCTATAAAACCGATAGTTATTGGTAGTAGTGAACAAACTATCGCGATATCTGAGCAGTTAAAACAGCGTGGATTATGGGTAGGTGCTATTCGTCCTCCGACGGTTCCTCAAAATACAGCTCGTCTTCGCGTCACATTAACAGCAACACATAACGATAAAGATATTCGTCTGCTTGCTGCATCATTAAATGAGGTGATTAATGAGCAATATAATGGATAA
- the bioB gene encoding biotin synthase BioB — translation MEVRNNWTVEEVQALFDKPFMDLVFEAQQVHRQYHQPNQVQVSTLLSIKTGACPEDCKYCPQSAHYRTDVDKERLLEVERVLDAANKAKQSGATRFCMGAAWKNPKERDMPYLLDMVKGVKEMGLETCMTLGMITSDQADTLADAGLDYYNHNLDTSPEYYGNIITTRTYQDRLDTLSHVRDAGMKICSGGIIGMGESSRDRAGLLVELANLPVHPESVPINMLVKVKGTPLESVDDVDPFDFIRIIAVARIIMPMSAVRLSAGREDMNEQMQALCFMAGANSVFYGCKLLTTPNPGEDKDMQLFAKLGINSEQQAAKPDEVQEHELLGKVAHRVASRPTKDDIFYDASV, via the coding sequence GTGGAAGTACGTAATAATTGGACAGTAGAGGAAGTCCAAGCTTTATTCGATAAACCATTTATGGATTTAGTCTTTGAAGCACAGCAAGTACATCGTCAATATCATCAGCCGAATCAAGTACAAGTCAGTACTTTGCTTTCGATTAAAACAGGCGCATGTCCTGAAGATTGTAAGTATTGCCCACAGAGTGCTCATTATCGTACAGATGTAGATAAGGAACGCTTATTGGAAGTTGAGCGTGTCCTAGACGCTGCAAATAAAGCAAAGCAATCAGGCGCAACCCGTTTCTGTATGGGAGCGGCTTGGAAGAACCCGAAAGAGCGCGACATGCCGTATCTACTCGATATGGTTAAAGGCGTAAAAGAAATGGGTTTAGAAACGTGTATGACGCTGGGTATGATCACCAGTGATCAAGCCGATACGCTTGCCGATGCTGGTTTAGATTATTACAACCATAACCTTGATACATCCCCTGAATACTACGGCAATATTATCACCACACGTACTTATCAAGATCGACTTGATACGTTATCTCATGTTCGTGATGCTGGGATGAAAATTTGTTCAGGTGGGATCATTGGAATGGGTGAAAGCTCGCGTGATCGCGCTGGATTATTGGTTGAGCTAGCGAACCTGCCTGTTCACCCTGAAAGTGTACCAATTAATATGTTGGTAAAAGTGAAAGGGACACCGTTAGAAAGTGTTGATGATGTCGATCCTTTTGACTTTATTCGTATTATTGCGGTTGCCCGTATTATTATGCCGATGTCAGCAGTACGTTTATCAGCCGGTCGTGAAGACATGAATGAGCAGATGCAAGCGCTTTGTTTCATGGCGGGTGCTAATTCTGTGTTCTATGGTTGCAAATTACTGACAACACCAAACCCTGGTGAAGATAAAGACATGCAGTTGTTTGCTAAGTTAGGGATTAACAGTGAGCAACAAGCAGCGAAACCTGATGAAGTTCAAGAGCATGAATTATTAGGCAAAGTGGCACACCGTGTGGCATCTCGCCCGACTAAAGATGACATCTTTTACGATGCCTCTGTTTAG
- the bioA gene encoding adenosylmethionine--8-amino-7-oxononanoate transaminase, which produces MQKTNNVDIGFDKEHVWHPYTSTVTPLPCYPVTSAQGVYLTLEDGTQLIDGMSSWWSTIHGYNHPVLTEAAKAQLDKMSHVMFGGITHQPAVDLCKKLISITPDPLDKVFLADSGSVAVEVALKMALQYWHAQNESRAKFLTVSHGYHGDTFAAMSVTDPTNSMHSIYKGFLPEHIFAKSPECGFGDDWDETDIADFEEKIRTHHQDLAAVIIEPIVQGAGGMRFYHPTYLKRIRELCDKYNVLLIADEIAVGFGRTGKLFACEHAEISPDIMCLGKALTGGYMTLSATLTTKHVADTVCSGEAQCFMHGPTFMGNPLACAVANASLDLLAENKWQQQVKNIEQQLSLELPLIAELENVNSVRWLGAIGVVELHHPVEMKSIQEKFVQQGVWVRPFGKLVYIMPPFIISSSQLTLLTTAIKKVISSI; this is translated from the coding sequence GTGCAAAAAACAAACAATGTAGATATTGGTTTTGATAAAGAACACGTTTGGCATCCCTATACATCAACAGTTACTCCCCTACCTTGCTACCCTGTTACATCAGCCCAAGGCGTTTATCTCACCCTTGAAGATGGTACGCAGCTAATCGATGGTATGTCATCATGGTGGTCGACTATTCATGGTTATAATCACCCAGTTTTAACTGAAGCGGCAAAAGCGCAGCTTGATAAAATGTCACATGTGATGTTTGGTGGTATCACCCACCAGCCAGCCGTTGATTTGTGTAAAAAACTCATTTCCATCACGCCAGATCCTTTAGACAAAGTGTTTCTTGCCGATTCTGGCTCTGTTGCCGTTGAAGTTGCTCTTAAAATGGCATTGCAATATTGGCACGCACAAAATGAATCTCGTGCAAAATTTTTAACGGTTAGCCATGGCTATCACGGTGATACTTTTGCAGCGATGTCTGTGACTGATCCTACAAATTCCATGCACAGCATTTATAAAGGTTTTTTACCTGAGCATATTTTTGCCAAATCGCCAGAATGTGGGTTTGGGGATGATTGGGATGAAACTGACATTGCTGACTTTGAAGAAAAGATTCGTACTCATCATCAAGATCTTGCTGCTGTGATTATTGAACCTATTGTTCAAGGTGCAGGTGGCATGCGTTTTTACCATCCAACGTATTTAAAACGTATTCGTGAACTTTGTGATAAATACAATGTTTTACTTATTGCTGATGAGATTGCTGTCGGATTTGGTCGAACAGGTAAATTATTCGCCTGTGAACACGCAGAAATAAGCCCTGATATTATGTGTTTGGGTAAAGCATTAACGGGTGGGTATATGACCTTGTCAGCCACGCTGACCACCAAGCATGTCGCCGATACCGTTTGCAGCGGTGAAGCGCAATGCTTTATGCATGGACCAACATTTATGGGGAATCCCCTTGCTTGTGCCGTCGCAAACGCCAGTTTAGATTTGTTAGCAGAAAATAAATGGCAACAACAAGTCAAAAATATAGAGCAGCAATTATCGCTGGAACTTCCGTTAATTGCAGAACTTGAAAATGTAAACTCTGTCCGTTGGTTAGGTGCTATTGGTGTGGTTGAATTACATCACCCAGTTGAAATGAAAAGTATTCAAGAGAAGTTTGTCCAACAAGGCGTATGGGTTCGCCCATTTGGCAAACTTGTCTATATTATGCCGCCATTCATTATTAGCTCTTCACAGTTAACCCTACTAACAACGGCTATTAAAAAGGTTATAAGCTCAATATAA
- a CDS encoding LON peptidase substrate-binding domain-containing protein, producing MQIPLFPLDVYLLPGGVSKLRIFEPRYIKLVKIAATNKYGFGLCMSIDNTICHFGTRVVITDFDSLPDGVLSITIQAVELFLIDDHWRDEDGLYLGRISSVPNWQSTDINYTDVEIANSLKVLFQEHPDHASYYPTPNFEDMTWVCQRWLEILPLEVNQKQWFMSRNDHTAALSFLHTVIDDNLQKNDP from the coding sequence ATGCAAATACCTCTGTTTCCACTAGATGTTTATCTATTACCAGGCGGGGTCAGCAAATTAAGGATCTTTGAACCTCGTTATATCAAACTGGTAAAAATTGCAGCAACAAACAAATATGGATTCGGTTTGTGCATGTCAATAGATAATACGATCTGCCACTTTGGCACACGCGTAGTTATCACTGATTTTGATTCATTGCCAGACGGTGTCTTGAGTATCACAATTCAAGCCGTTGAGTTATTTCTTATTGATGATCATTGGCGTGATGAAGATGGCCTTTATTTGGGCAGAATATCTTCTGTTCCTAATTGGCAAAGTACTGATATTAACTATACCGATGTTGAGATAGCTAACAGCCTTAAAGTGCTTTTCCAAGAGCATCCAGATCATGCAAGCTATTACCCTACCCCTAATTTTGAAGACATGACTTGGGTATGTCAGCGCTGGCTCGAAATTTTACCCTTAGAAGTCAACCAAAAGCAGTGGTTCATGAGCCGAAACGACCATACTGCCGCCTTATCTTTTTTACACACTGTAATTGATGATAATTTGCAAAAAAATGATCCATAA
- a CDS encoding sigma-70 family RNA polymerase sigma factor: MNEISIEQQKQLLVSVATDRDKTAFAAIFSHFAPKIRSYGLKHLKQEANAMELVQETMLTVWRKAHLFHPEKGAVSTWVYTIMRNQCFDILRKRQATKEDNYSDDIWPIFEQKLVTTSEDPSNEQLNGELVTLIATLPKNQQVVVKEIYLNQRSHQELADQLGLPVGTVKSRLRLGLQKLRLHLENDDAY; encoded by the coding sequence ATGAATGAGATCAGTATTGAGCAACAAAAACAATTACTCGTTAGTGTAGCAACAGACCGTGACAAGACGGCCTTTGCCGCTATATTTTCTCATTTTGCGCCTAAGATCCGCTCCTATGGTTTAAAACACCTCAAGCAAGAAGCGAATGCGATGGAGCTCGTTCAAGAAACAATGCTTACTGTTTGGCGTAAAGCACATCTTTTTCACCCAGAGAAAGGTGCGGTATCAACATGGGTTTACACAATAATGCGTAATCAATGCTTTGATATTTTACGTAAGCGCCAAGCAACAAAAGAAGATAATTACAGTGATGATATTTGGCCTATTTTTGAGCAGAAACTCGTCACAACATCAGAAGACCCAAGTAACGAACAACTCAATGGTGAGCTCGTTACATTAATAGCAACATTACCGAAAAATCAACAAGTTGTAGTGAAAGAAATTTATCTCAATCAGCGTTCACATCAAGAACTTGCTGATCAGCTAGGACTCCCAGTGGGTACCGTAAAATCGAGGTTACGCTTAGGCTTGCAAAAGCTGCGTTTGCATTTGGAGAATGACGATGCCTACTAA
- a CDS encoding ChrR family anti-sigma-E factor, with amino-acid sequence MPTNNISFIKHHPSKQLLEQHIEGKLPLSMALAVAAHIELCPHCQQLEAQLTPQIANASWAQSKVAQRDLEQDINVDACFSAMLSDITESSDDNTSYHESEPLAIECKGMTYTLPRAFTKFHQLNWRNLGKISRARLPFEEAEVRSSLLHIGKGGTIPTHTHKGYELTLLLAGDFEDENGHYVAGDFILLDESHSGHSPKTSEGCLCYTVSNAPLHFTQGVSQLFNSIGKVIY; translated from the coding sequence ATGCCTACTAATAATATATCGTTTATCAAACATCACCCCAGTAAACAATTACTCGAGCAACATATAGAAGGCAAATTACCTCTTTCTATGGCACTGGCTGTAGCGGCACATATTGAACTTTGCCCTCATTGCCAACAATTAGAGGCACAATTAACGCCTCAAATTGCCAATGCTTCTTGGGCACAGTCAAAAGTCGCACAACGTGATTTAGAGCAAGACATAAACGTTGACGCATGTTTTTCTGCCATGCTGAGTGATATTACAGAGAGTAGTGATGACAATACGTCATACCATGAGTCAGAGCCTCTTGCTATTGAATGCAAAGGAATGACATATACCTTACCGAGAGCATTCACTAAATTTCATCAGTTAAACTGGCGCAATTTAGGGAAAATTAGTCGTGCTCGGTTACCCTTTGAAGAAGCTGAAGTAAGATCCAGCTTATTACACATAGGCAAAGGCGGTACGATCCCAACTCATACTCATAAAGGCTACGAACTTACGCTGTTGCTTGCTGGAGATTTTGAAGATGAAAACGGGCACTATGTCGCTGGTGATTTTATCTTACTTGATGAGTCACATTCAGGACACAGCCCAAAAACCTCCGAAGGATGCCTTTGCTACACCGTGTCAAATGCCCCACTTCATTTTACCCAAGGTGTGAGTCAGTTATTTAACAGCATAGGTAAAGTCATCTACTAA